The Nycticebus coucang isolate mNycCou1 chromosome 8, mNycCou1.pri, whole genome shotgun sequence genome has a window encoding:
- the IP6K2 gene encoding inositol hexakisphosphate kinase 2 isoform X3 yields the protein MSPAFRAMDMEPRAKGILLEPFVHQVGGHSCVLRFNETTLCKPLVPREHQFYETLPAEMRKFTPQYKGQSQRPLSWPPCPLFSPWSFIPWPQGCVVP from the exons ATGAGCCCGGCCTTCAGGGCCATGGACATGGAGCCCCGTGCCAAGGGCATCCTGCTGGAGCCCTTTGTCCACCAGGTCGGGGGGCACTCGTGTGTGCTCCGCTTCAATGAGACAACCCTGTGCAAGCCCCTCGTCCCAAGGGAACATCAGTTCTACGAGACCCTCCCAGCTGAGATGCGCAAATTCACTCCCCAGTACAAAG GACAAAGCCAAAGGCCCCTTAGCTGGCCGCCATGCCCCCTTTTTTCCCCATGGTCCTTTATCCCATGGCCACAGGGATGTGTGGTCCCCTGA